The following coding sequences are from one Geothrix sp. window:
- the uvrB gene encoding excinuclease ABC subunit UvrB produces MAKAIPFKLVAPYSPAGDQPEAIAQLVEGLQRGDRCQTLLGVTGSGKTYTMASTIARAGRPALIFAPNKTLAAQLFSEFKQFFPENAVEYFVSYYDYYQPEAYVPERDLFIDKDAKINEELEKLRLSATRCLLERRDTIVIASVSCIYGLGDPSSYLNLSVTLKQGQSIDRAMLLRDLVAIQYQRNHLSFEPGIFRVRGDVVEVYPAYEDVAYRIELWGDEVERLSKIDPLRGVVIEKLDDLTIWPKTHYVTPEEKLKAAIRDIKVELEEQENEFRAQGKIVELQRLHQRVIYDVEMMKEMGVCSGIENYSRFLDGRQPGQPPHTLLDYFPEDFIVFMDESHVATGQLHGMYNGDRSRKTTLVDYGFRLPSALDNRPLKFEEFESRVKQVVYVSATPGDYELQQSGGAFVEQVVRPTGLVDPMVEVRPVGTQVDDLLEEIRKVVARDERVLVTVLTKKLAEQLTAYYQELGVKAEYLHSEIDTLERVELLKNLRRGVFDVLVGINLLREGLDLPEVSLVAILDADKEGFLRNTRSLIQTIGRAARNVAGKAILYADVMTGSMKQAIGETERRRNKQLAHNLEHGITPETVKRNLDDVMGEALAREFINVTKEERAAEEPLLYLEDKHFEREVAKLEKRMKELASQMKFEDAAELRDRILRARRERLLDISGVAATGPES; encoded by the coding sequence ATGGCCAAGGCGATTCCCTTCAAGCTCGTCGCGCCCTACTCACCTGCGGGTGACCAGCCGGAGGCCATCGCGCAGCTGGTGGAGGGGCTGCAGCGCGGGGACCGATGCCAGACCCTGCTGGGGGTGACGGGTTCGGGGAAGACCTACACCATGGCCAGCACCATCGCGCGGGCCGGGCGGCCGGCGCTGATCTTCGCGCCCAACAAGACCCTGGCGGCCCAGCTCTTCAGCGAGTTCAAGCAGTTCTTCCCCGAGAATGCCGTCGAGTACTTCGTCAGCTACTACGACTACTACCAGCCCGAGGCCTACGTGCCCGAGCGGGACCTGTTCATCGACAAGGACGCCAAGATCAACGAGGAGCTGGAGAAGCTCCGCCTCAGCGCCACCCGATGCCTGCTGGAGCGCCGCGACACCATCGTGATCGCCTCCGTGAGCTGCATCTACGGCCTGGGCGATCCCAGCTCGTACCTGAACCTGTCCGTGACGCTGAAGCAGGGCCAGTCCATCGACCGGGCCATGCTCCTGCGGGATCTGGTGGCCATCCAGTACCAGCGCAACCACCTCAGCTTCGAGCCGGGCATCTTCCGAGTGCGGGGCGACGTGGTGGAGGTCTACCCCGCCTACGAAGACGTGGCCTACCGGATCGAGCTGTGGGGCGACGAGGTGGAGCGCCTGTCCAAGATCGACCCCCTGCGCGGCGTGGTGATCGAGAAGCTGGACGACCTCACCATCTGGCCCAAGACCCACTACGTGACCCCCGAGGAGAAGCTCAAGGCCGCCATCCGTGACATCAAGGTGGAGCTGGAGGAACAGGAGAACGAGTTCCGGGCGCAGGGCAAGATCGTCGAGCTGCAGCGGCTCCACCAGCGCGTCATCTACGACGTGGAAATGATGAAGGAGATGGGCGTCTGCAGCGGCATCGAGAACTACAGCCGCTTCCTGGACGGCCGCCAGCCGGGCCAGCCGCCGCACACGCTGCTGGACTACTTCCCCGAGGACTTCATCGTCTTCATGGACGAGAGCCACGTGGCCACGGGCCAGCTCCACGGCATGTACAACGGGGACCGCTCCCGGAAGACGACCCTCGTTGACTACGGGTTCCGACTCCCATCAGCGCTCGATAACCGCCCTCTCAAATTCGAAGAATTTGAGAGCAGGGTCAAACAGGTGGTTTATGTCTCCGCCACCCCGGGCGACTACGAGCTGCAGCAGAGCGGAGGGGCTTTCGTGGAGCAGGTGGTGCGCCCCACCGGGCTGGTGGACCCGATGGTGGAGGTGCGGCCCGTGGGCACCCAGGTGGACGACCTGCTGGAGGAGATCCGGAAGGTGGTGGCCCGGGACGAGCGGGTGCTGGTGACGGTGCTCACCAAGAAGCTGGCGGAGCAGCTCACGGCCTACTACCAGGAGCTGGGCGTGAAGGCCGAGTACCTGCACAGCGAGATCGACACCCTGGAGCGGGTGGAGCTGCTGAAGAACCTGCGTCGCGGCGTGTTCGACGTGCTCGTGGGCATCAACCTCCTGCGGGAGGGACTGGACCTGCCCGAAGTGAGCCTGGTGGCCATCCTGGACGCCGACAAGGAGGGCTTCCTCCGCAACACCCGCAGCCTCATCCAGACCATCGGCCGGGCGGCCCGCAACGTCGCGGGGAAGGCCATCCTCTATGCCGACGTCATGACCGGCTCCATGAAGCAGGCCATCGGCGAGACCGAGCGGCGCCGCAACAAGCAGCTGGCCCACAATCTGGAACATGGCATCACCCCCGAAACCGTGAAGCGCAACCTGGACGATGTCATGGGCGAGGCCCTGGCCCGGGAGTTCATCAACGTCACCAAGGAGGAGAGGGCCGCCGAGGAGCCGCTGCTCTACCTCGAAGACAAGCACTTCGAGCGCGAAGTCGCCAAGCTCGAAAAGCGCATGAAGGAGCTGGCGTCACAGATGAAGTTTGAGGATGCGGCGGAATTACGCGACCGGATCCTGCGTGCCCGGCGCGAACGGCTGCTGGACATCTCTGGTGTGGCAGCCACGGGACCGGAAAGCTGA
- a CDS encoding alpha/beta hydrolase family protein, whose product MRPPPLPITIPGPHGPIPALTLGDCASAKAAVILHYGLSGTMAVQWPEAVHLAGAGYAVLIPEAPHHGLRADGFLDGMAVATASEARSLFLDLVAESAGETRSLVDHLSRSGASRFVVAGISMGGFAALAAPQRDPRVGALLAFLADPHWDDHPESPHLHPDAWERTALLAVVAAGDEVVPPGPMKRFTHDLASRFGSASRFTCLDYQGGHTMDPADWDEAWSKAALWLERHLR is encoded by the coding sequence ATGCGTCCCCCGCCACTCCCCATCACCATCCCGGGCCCGCATGGCCCGATCCCGGCCCTGACGCTCGGCGACTGCGCGTCCGCCAAGGCTGCGGTCATCCTCCATTACGGGCTCAGCGGCACCATGGCCGTGCAGTGGCCGGAGGCGGTGCACCTGGCCGGCGCCGGTTATGCCGTGCTGATTCCCGAGGCACCCCATCATGGGCTCCGGGCGGACGGGTTCCTCGATGGCATGGCCGTCGCCACGGCGTCGGAGGCCCGATCCCTGTTCCTCGATCTGGTGGCGGAGAGTGCAGGGGAAACGCGATCCCTGGTGGACCACCTGAGCCGATCCGGAGCCTCCCGGTTCGTGGTCGCCGGGATCTCCATGGGGGGCTTCGCCGCCCTGGCGGCGCCCCAGCGGGACCCCAGGGTTGGCGCCTTGCTGGCCTTCCTGGCGGATCCCCACTGGGATGACCACCCGGAGTCGCCCCACCTCCACCCGGATGCCTGGGAGCGCACGGCCCTGCTCGCGGTCGTGGCGGCTGGGGATGAGGTGGTGCCCCCGGGGCCGATGAAGCGCTTCACCCATGACCTCGCTTCCCGGTTCGGCTCCGCTTCCAGGTTCACCTGCCTGGATTACCAAGGCGGCCACACCATGGACCCGGCCGATTGGGACGAAGCCTGGTCGAAGGCCGCCCTCTGGCTCGAGCGCCACCTGCGCTAG
- a CDS encoding penicillin acylase family protein, with protein sequence MKSPLCVLMALSLGAAAPPVEQHRVAGLNAPVELRLDRWGVPHIYAKSREDAFFAQGFNAARDRLWQIDLWRKRGLGLLSRDLGPECLEQDRAARLFLYRGDLDAEWKAYGPEAHAIVKAFVSGINAYVGLVLAGKAPLPVEFHVLHARPSYWAPEDVVRVRAHGLFGNLAQEVARALTYCLGGPEADAFRKRLSPPWVPIVPEGLDLCTIPPEVLRPYVLAKADPIFPAAGRAVARMDPVEAALALPTTASNTFAVSGSHTTTGRPILANDPHREHQVPSLRYLAHLVAPGLDIIGAGEPAMPGVSLGHNQRIAVGLTYHALDQEDLYVYETKPGDAGSYRYGSGWEPFKVVHESIPVQGQAARVATLKFTRHGPVLFEDPGARRAYALRAAWLEPGMVPYLSSLRYMRAQTWKAFLEVMGQHGLPGLNYLYADTRGNIGLAPSGLFPRRSTWDGLLPVPGDGRYEWEGWRHGDQLPRWFNPAQGWLGSANEMNLPPDYPYRERRPGFEWGDLFRYDRIREVLSADRKVSVLDLQALQTDSLSLPARRLVRLLDPVSREAGDRLSDAVRRLKAWDGRVDVDSVPATLFEVWLHKHLRPAVVARVLPERVRRLAGDGDLGLIVDLLEHPDASLGKDPEAARRDLLQSSLSKAVKELEERLGPEADTWTWGRLHRVHLLHPLSDRLDAIQRGRMNPEVLPVAGSHETVGRASFRNSTFDLTAGASVRLVMDVGSWDNSMATNAPGQSGDPGSPHYQDLLRPWSKGQYFPLVYSRKAVERATERIIWILPK encoded by the coding sequence ATGAAATCTCCGCTCTGCGTTCTGATGGCCCTCAGCCTCGGGGCGGCGGCACCGCCCGTCGAACAGCACCGCGTGGCCGGTCTGAATGCCCCCGTGGAGCTGCGCCTGGACCGCTGGGGCGTGCCGCACATCTATGCGAAGAGCCGGGAGGACGCCTTCTTCGCCCAGGGCTTCAATGCGGCCCGGGACCGGCTGTGGCAGATCGACCTCTGGCGCAAGCGGGGGCTGGGTCTGTTATCCCGGGACCTGGGGCCCGAATGCCTGGAGCAGGATCGCGCCGCGCGGTTGTTCCTCTACCGCGGCGACCTGGATGCGGAATGGAAGGCCTATGGCCCCGAGGCGCACGCCATCGTGAAGGCTTTCGTCTCGGGCATCAACGCCTACGTGGGCCTGGTCCTGGCGGGGAAGGCGCCCCTTCCCGTGGAATTCCACGTCCTGCATGCGAGGCCGTCGTACTGGGCCCCTGAAGACGTGGTCCGGGTCCGCGCGCACGGACTCTTCGGGAACCTGGCCCAGGAAGTGGCGCGGGCACTGACCTACTGCCTTGGCGGCCCGGAGGCCGACGCCTTCCGCAAGCGGCTGTCCCCCCCCTGGGTGCCCATCGTCCCCGAGGGGCTGGACCTCTGCACCATCCCCCCGGAAGTCCTGCGGCCCTACGTTCTCGCCAAGGCGGACCCGATCTTCCCCGCGGCGGGTCGTGCCGTGGCGCGAATGGATCCCGTCGAAGCGGCCCTCGCCCTGCCCACCACCGCCAGCAACACCTTCGCGGTGTCCGGTTCGCACACCACCACCGGACGGCCCATCCTGGCCAACGATCCCCACCGGGAGCACCAGGTCCCCTCCCTGCGTTACCTGGCGCATCTGGTGGCACCGGGCCTGGACATCATCGGAGCGGGGGAGCCGGCCATGCCCGGCGTCTCCCTGGGCCACAACCAGCGTATTGCCGTGGGCCTCACCTACCACGCCCTGGACCAGGAGGATCTCTACGTCTACGAGACGAAGCCGGGCGACGCCGGGAGCTACCGGTACGGCTCCGGCTGGGAACCCTTCAAGGTCGTCCACGAGTCGATTCCCGTGCAGGGGCAGGCGGCGCGGGTCGCCACCCTCAAGTTCACCCGGCACGGCCCCGTGTTGTTCGAGGATCCCGGTGCCCGGCGGGCCTACGCCCTGCGGGCCGCCTGGCTGGAGCCCGGCATGGTGCCCTACCTCTCCAGCCTCCGCTACATGCGCGCCCAGACCTGGAAGGCCTTCCTGGAGGTCATGGGCCAGCACGGCCTGCCGGGGCTCAATTACCTCTACGCCGACACCCGGGGCAACATCGGGCTCGCACCCAGTGGGCTCTTCCCCAGGCGAAGCACCTGGGACGGCCTCCTGCCGGTGCCGGGGGACGGCCGCTACGAGTGGGAGGGCTGGCGCCATGGCGACCAGCTGCCTCGCTGGTTCAACCCCGCCCAGGGCTGGCTGGGTTCTGCCAATGAGATGAACCTGCCCCCGGACTACCCCTACCGGGAGCGCCGCCCCGGCTTCGAGTGGGGGGACCTGTTCCGGTACGACCGGATCCGGGAGGTGCTATCCGCGGACCGGAAGGTCTCCGTGCTGGACCTGCAGGCCCTGCAGACCGACAGCCTCAGCCTTCCGGCCCGGCGTCTCGTGCGCCTGCTCGACCCGGTATCCAGGGAGGCCGGCGATCGCCTCTCGGACGCCGTTCGCCGTTTGAAGGCCTGGGATGGGCGGGTGGACGTGGATTCTGTACCGGCCACCCTCTTTGAAGTCTGGCTGCACAAGCACCTGCGGCCCGCCGTCGTGGCCCGTGTGCTGCCCGAGCGGGTCCGGCGGCTGGCCGGAGACGGCGATCTGGGCCTCATCGTGGATCTTCTGGAGCATCCGGACGCCAGCCTCGGCAAAGATCCCGAGGCCGCCCGGCGGGACCTGCTGCAGTCCAGCCTGTCGAAGGCCGTGAAGGAGTTGGAAGAACGGCTGGGTCCAGAGGCCGACACCTGGACCTGGGGGCGCTTGCACCGGGTCCACCTCCTGCACCCTCTGTCGGACAGACTGGATGCCATCCAACGGGGGCGAATGAACCCCGAGGTGCTGCCGGTTGCCGGCAGCCACGAGACCGTGGGCAGGGCCTCGTTCCGGAACAGCACCTTCGACCTGACCGCCGGGGCCTCCGTGCGCCTGGTCATGGACGTGGGGTCCTGGGACAACTCCATGGCCACCAATGCCCCGGGTCAATCGGGCGATCCCGGCAGTCCCCACTATCAGGACCTGCTCCGGCCGTGGTCCAAGGGCCAGTACTTCCCCCTGGTGTACAGCCGGAAGGCCGTCGAGCGGGCCACCGAGCGGATCATCTGGATCCTGCCGAAGTAA
- a CDS encoding DUF418 domain-containing protein, translated as MDTQTEPDLPTLPAESLAPLREEERIQALDVVRGFALIGIFLMNVEWFNRASGEMNLGLPTGLTGANWWASRLIYVFVQGKFWTMFSLLFGMGFAVMLMRAERAGRNFVRPYLRRIAALAVFGAAHHILLWSGDILFSYAVAALALLVLLYGNWKYVIGGLVVFTGLGFIPKCSPLWAVAGSLAYVGVVALFLRGEKRLTIRGRSLPLFSFILLVLGGLAAVAAGVFWALPHGPKEPRIPVTIISLAVLTLGVLSARFHQPVEARMRRLGMTIYLLPFLMTVVFGVVQRFTPPPPPLVASPSVAQEQPAAAKPGEKKARKSEAEKRAEEEVERAKRIREFRAEIQEETRVHAKGRYWEAVKFRAAQFAKNAPGEAGFATIVIGMFLLGAWFVRSGVMTDTRGHLPLFRKLALIALPVGVGLGLLGSAIATSHTPGDQRDGFQLAIGLQMIGNLPACLGYVGALVLMLHSDTAFSKIRILAPVGRMALTNYLMQSVISTTFFFGHGFGRWGMGRAWQVVFVAMVFSLQIAWSHWWLGRFRFGPMEWLWRAITYWQIPPMRLAPAGTEGPLRPIQAPM; from the coding sequence ATGGACACCCAGACCGAACCGGATCTGCCGACCCTTCCCGCCGAATCCCTCGCCCCTCTGCGCGAGGAGGAGCGCATCCAGGCCCTCGACGTGGTGCGCGGCTTCGCGCTCATCGGGATCTTCCTGATGAACGTCGAGTGGTTCAACCGGGCCTCAGGGGAAATGAACCTGGGACTGCCCACGGGACTGACCGGGGCGAACTGGTGGGCCAGCCGGCTCATCTACGTGTTCGTGCAGGGCAAGTTCTGGACGATGTTCTCTCTGCTGTTCGGCATGGGCTTCGCCGTGATGCTGATGCGGGCGGAGCGGGCCGGGCGCAACTTCGTGCGGCCCTACCTGCGCCGGATCGCGGCCCTGGCGGTGTTCGGGGCGGCGCACCACATCCTCCTCTGGAGCGGGGACATCCTCTTCAGCTATGCCGTGGCCGCCCTGGCCCTCCTCGTGCTGCTCTATGGAAACTGGAAATACGTCATCGGCGGACTGGTGGTCTTCACGGGGCTGGGGTTCATCCCCAAGTGCAGCCCACTCTGGGCCGTGGCCGGAAGCCTGGCCTACGTGGGCGTGGTGGCGCTGTTCCTGCGCGGGGAGAAGCGCCTGACCATCCGGGGGCGGAGCCTGCCGCTGTTCTCCTTCATCCTCCTGGTGCTGGGGGGCCTGGCTGCGGTGGCGGCGGGGGTCTTCTGGGCGCTGCCCCATGGGCCAAAGGAGCCGCGGATTCCCGTGACCATCATCAGCCTGGCGGTTCTGACCCTGGGCGTCCTGTCCGCCCGGTTCCACCAGCCTGTGGAGGCGCGCATGCGCCGGCTGGGGATGACGATCTACCTGCTGCCGTTCCTGATGACGGTGGTCTTCGGCGTGGTGCAGCGCTTCACGCCGCCGCCTCCCCCCCTTGTGGCCTCTCCTTCGGTGGCGCAGGAGCAGCCGGCCGCCGCGAAGCCCGGGGAGAAGAAGGCCAGGAAGTCCGAGGCGGAGAAGCGCGCCGAGGAGGAGGTGGAGCGTGCCAAGCGGATCAGGGAATTCCGCGCGGAGATCCAGGAGGAGACCCGGGTCCACGCGAAGGGTCGGTACTGGGAGGCCGTCAAGTTCCGGGCCGCGCAGTTCGCCAAGAACGCCCCGGGCGAGGCGGGCTTCGCCACCATCGTCATCGGCATGTTCCTGCTGGGCGCCTGGTTCGTCCGGTCCGGCGTGATGACGGATACCCGCGGGCACCTGCCGCTGTTCCGGAAGCTGGCCCTGATCGCCCTGCCGGTGGGGGTGGGGCTGGGGCTCCTGGGCAGCGCCATCGCGACCTCCCATACCCCCGGTGACCAGCGGGACGGCTTCCAGCTGGCCATCGGTCTCCAGATGATCGGCAACCTGCCGGCCTGCCTGGGCTACGTGGGGGCCCTCGTGCTGATGCTCCACAGCGACACGGCCTTTTCGAAGATCAGGATTCTGGCCCCGGTGGGCCGGATGGCCCTCACCAACTACCTCATGCAGTCCGTCATCAGCACCACGTTCTTCTTCGGCCATGGATTCGGCCGGTGGGGCATGGGTCGCGCCTGGCAGGTGGTGTTCGTGGCGATGGTGTTCTCCCTTCAGATCGCCTGGTCCCACTGGTGGCTGGGCCGGTTCCGCTTCGGACCCATGGAATGGCTCTGGCGCGCCATCACCTACTGGCAGATCCCACCCATGCGCCTGGCACCAGCCGGTACGGAGGGCCCCTTGCGGCCCATCCAGGCGCCGATGTGA